A stretch of the Saccharolobus caldissimus genome encodes the following:
- the nucS gene encoding endonuclease NucS, which yields MYSVLLEPKSSEAYHFLLDKIYKELVVIFSNCEVWYKGRAESKASISPRLIIIKPDGTVIVHESVKREPLNWQPPGTRIRLTETPLIVHAERQKPKEVIEILLNKIYYITTSKVENGDFIIKGREIDIVDSIIKEPYIIEDGFKPIEREYKTPYGKVDLIGVDKEGKIVVIEVKRSKAQLQAVSQLYRYYIYFREMKGDRIRGILVAPDITQHAMELLLRLGLEFKKYSIEGTKILI from the coding sequence GTGTATTCAGTATTACTAGAACCTAAGAGTTCTGAAGCTTATCACTTTTTACTAGATAAAATATATAAAGAACTCGTAGTAATATTCTCGAATTGCGAAGTTTGGTATAAGGGAAGAGCAGAATCTAAAGCATCGATCTCACCTAGATTAATTATTATAAAACCCGATGGGACCGTAATTGTTCATGAAAGTGTAAAACGTGAGCCTTTAAATTGGCAGCCACCAGGTACTAGGATAAGGTTAACTGAAACTCCTCTTATCGTACATGCAGAAAGACAAAAACCAAAGGAAGTTATTGAAATTTTACTTAATAAAATTTATTACATAACTACCTCAAAAGTTGAAAATGGTGACTTTATAATAAAGGGAAGGGAAATTGATATAGTTGATTCAATAATTAAAGAACCTTATATTATAGAAGATGGTTTTAAGCCCATTGAGAGAGAATACAAGACACCCTATGGGAAAGTTGACTTAATTGGAGTTGATAAGGAAGGGAAAATTGTAGTAATAGAAGTTAAAAGAAGTAAAGCTCAATTACAAGCTGTTTCACAACTGTATCGATATTACATTTATTTTAGAGAAATGAAAGGTGATAGGATAAGAGGAATATTAGTAGCTCCAGACATTACTCAACACGCCATGGAACTATTACTGAGATTGGGACTTGAATTTAAAAAATATAGCATTGAAGGAACTAAAATTTTAATTTAA
- a CDS encoding TenA family protein, with protein MDSIQYLLKGAENLWNNYVRHEFVIKMKEGTLPLDVFRYYLIQDAKYVEDMLKAVLLASSKGPIDIVTKILQAIFYSRDKGLETNKKLYSKLGITIDEIRKTGYNLVNYAYTRHLYYYANIGWNEFLVAWAPCMLGYSIIGDFVVETSHEIYKLWATFYSSQEYKRRVDAIVEALNNVNINENILNIFITSIRFEIGFWDSALRKEPTVY; from the coding sequence ATGGATAGTATTCAGTATTTACTTAAAGGCGCAGAAAATCTGTGGAATAATTACGTAAGACATGAGTTCGTCATAAAGATGAAAGAAGGTACGTTACCCCTAGATGTTTTTAGATATTATTTAATCCAAGATGCTAAGTACGTTGAAGATATGTTAAAGGCAGTTTTATTAGCTTCTAGTAAAGGACCAATAGACATTGTAACTAAGATTCTTCAGGCTATATTTTATTCCAGAGACAAGGGTTTAGAGACTAATAAAAAATTATATTCCAAATTAGGTATAACAATTGATGAAATTAGAAAAACAGGTTATAATTTGGTAAATTACGCTTACACGAGACATTTATACTACTATGCAAACATAGGATGGAATGAATTTTTAGTAGCGTGGGCTCCCTGCATGCTAGGATATAGTATTATAGGGGATTTTGTAGTTGAAACCTCTCACGAGATTTACAAGTTATGGGCTACCTTTTATTCGTCTCAAGAGTATAAAAGAAGGGTTGACGCTATAGTAGAGGCACTTAATAACGTAAACATAAATGAGAATATTCTTAACATATTTATAACGAGCATAAGGTTTGAGATAGGATTTTGGGATTCAGCCTTAAGGAAAGAGCCAACGGTGTATTGA
- a CDS encoding DUF5591 domain-containing protein, which yields MSSVCNELYKYIRPNFEKIIKQDNDLFKHPVVAKWHEYFMNRWISYKKIALILPCTAVKPYSLSPTHKVAYSIIKKRGLEGYVQIYSLSEPMLLVPKELEECYPFNSYDYPPRMMTEQEKEEFVYLLIKPLKKISKMHEQIIAILPRHHYNILKKASELSDVNIKLYSYGKLAFKTISDVISSIFKPL from the coding sequence ATGAGCTCTGTATGCAATGAACTTTATAAATATATTCGTCCTAATTTCGAGAAAATAATTAAACAAGATAATGATCTTTTTAAACATCCAGTAGTTGCAAAATGGCACGAATACTTTATGAATAGATGGATAAGCTATAAAAAAATTGCATTAATATTACCATGTACTGCAGTGAAGCCATATTCCTTATCTCCTACCCATAAAGTTGCATATTCAATTATAAAAAAACGCGGATTGGAGGGCTACGTCCAAATTTACTCCCTATCAGAACCTATGTTATTAGTACCTAAAGAACTAGAAGAATGTTATCCCTTTAATAGTTATGATTATCCACCCAGAATGATGACGGAACAGGAGAAGGAAGAATTTGTCTACTTATTAATAAAACCATTAAAAAAGATATCTAAAATGCATGAACAAATTATAGCAATATTACCTAGACATCATTATAACATTTTAAAGAAAGCTTCTGAATTATCTGATGTTAATATTAAACTGTACTCATATGGTAAATTAGCCTTTAAAACAATATCTGACGTTATATCTTCTATATTCAAACCCCTTTAA
- a CDS encoding SDR family NAD(P)-dependent oxidoreductase, with the protein MGRLENRKVAIIGVSEGLGYAVAYFALREGASVCINARSESKLRKIKDTLSKYGKIEYVVGDVSSLITAKEVINKCASSLNGIDDLVITVGGYIEDTIEDLKGLEEMIKNHIKIPLYVINSSLKYLNEGSSIVLVSSISGVDKASPNQLSYAIGKTGLAKAVEILASELIRKGIRINGIAPTFIDGNFEPERNWKVYRKLGDPKAPPEDFARVIVWLLTDESEWVNGVVIPVDGGARLRK; encoded by the coding sequence ATGGGTAGATTAGAAAATAGAAAAGTTGCCATTATAGGTGTAAGTGAAGGTTTAGGTTATGCAGTTGCGTACTTCGCTTTGAGGGAAGGCGCAAGTGTCTGTATAAATGCTAGAAGTGAAAGTAAGTTAAGGAAAATTAAGGACACTCTTAGTAAGTACGGTAAAATAGAATATGTTGTGGGTGATGTATCTAGTTTAATTACCGCTAAGGAAGTTATTAATAAATGCGCTTCCTCTCTTAATGGGATAGACGATCTCGTTATTACAGTTGGAGGGTATATAGAAGATACTATAGAGGATTTGAAAGGTTTAGAAGAAATGATTAAAAATCACATTAAAATACCTCTTTATGTTATTAATTCCTCTTTAAAATATCTCAATGAAGGTTCTAGCATAGTCTTAGTTTCATCAATAAGTGGAGTAGATAAAGCTTCGCCTAACCAATTATCTTATGCTATAGGAAAAACTGGATTAGCTAAAGCGGTTGAGATTTTAGCCTCAGAACTTATCAGGAAGGGAATTAGAATTAATGGTATTGCACCTACATTTATAGATGGAAATTTTGAACCTGAAAGAAACTGGAAAGTATATAGGAAGTTAGGAGATCCTAAAGCACCGCCAGAGGATTTCGCCAGAGTTATTGTTTGGTTATTAACTGATGAGTCTGAATGGGTAAATGGAGTAGTTATACCAGTAGATGGAGGTGCTAGGTTAAGGAAATAG
- a CDS encoding thioredoxin domain-containing protein, whose product MNSRLSNSRSGYLRKAVEQPVNWYTWSEEAFQVAKAEDKPILVDVGAAWCHWCNVMDELTYSNPEIAKIINENFIPIKVDRDEMPDVDRMLQNAVYAITGESGWPLTVFMTPDKRVFFGGTYFPPEDMYGRIGFKKLLLEILRVWREERDKIFSSALDPAILNLPSVNANLSPHLLDDAFSYITTYYDVEYGGLGYGSKFPHTMVDLLFLNYSATKGDDLGKKLGLFTLKKMYYGGIFDQIGGGFHRYTVDREWKLPHFEKLLIDNAELIYDYFTYYIALQDEEIFDALSATVNFVLRDLYINGVGFANSLDADSEGIEGKYYTWTESELKEALGEDFNLATKIFDLKNTVEVEGRKVLIRGYDIRDLSRLMKLKIEDVLEKLNNIRLRLLKYREENRKMPYKDDNTYTYPNAKAAEALLYSSLVLGKGINEAKIIIDKFNDKISRRLDGGKDGLMEDYLSALLALVSAYEILGDEKYYDNVIELGRKILEFNPNNYMDTPNESINSMYIKALLKLSLLSDEFRINEDKMKNLVPTLTEENAQFIAGIVNSISSYMNGLAHIVIVDEKDGKAESLHKAALLTYYPFKVVEKVDDSRIDYVSSIIRAMIKSGEGKSRVYICIGNTCNMPVTDVEKVKQLLKTKL is encoded by the coding sequence ATGAATAGTAGATTAAGTAATTCTCGTAGCGGATACTTAAGGAAGGCTGTAGAACAGCCAGTAAATTGGTATACTTGGTCTGAAGAAGCTTTTCAAGTTGCAAAAGCTGAAGATAAGCCTATTTTAGTAGATGTAGGTGCAGCATGGTGTCATTGGTGTAATGTTATGGATGAATTAACGTATTCAAATCCAGAAATAGCAAAGATAATAAATGAGAACTTTATACCAATAAAGGTTGATAGGGATGAAATGCCAGATGTGGACAGAATGTTACAGAATGCGGTATATGCAATAACTGGCGAATCTGGATGGCCTCTTACTGTTTTTATGACTCCAGATAAAAGAGTGTTCTTTGGTGGAACTTACTTTCCCCCAGAGGACATGTACGGTAGAATAGGTTTTAAGAAATTGCTACTTGAAATTTTAAGAGTATGGAGAGAGGAGAGGGATAAGATATTTTCCTCGGCTTTAGATCCAGCTATTTTAAATCTTCCTTCTGTTAATGCTAATTTATCCCCACATCTTCTGGACGATGCTTTCTCATATATAACGACATACTATGATGTAGAATATGGAGGATTAGGTTATGGGTCTAAATTTCCCCATACTATGGTTGATCTCTTATTCTTAAATTATTCAGCTACTAAAGGGGACGATTTAGGTAAGAAATTAGGACTATTTACCCTTAAGAAAATGTATTATGGAGGGATCTTTGATCAAATAGGGGGTGGATTTCATAGATATACTGTAGATAGAGAATGGAAATTGCCACATTTTGAAAAATTATTGATAGATAATGCTGAGTTAATTTACGATTATTTTACTTATTATATAGCTTTACAAGACGAGGAGATTTTTGACGCTCTATCAGCTACAGTGAATTTTGTGTTAAGAGATTTATATATAAATGGTGTAGGTTTTGCTAACAGTTTGGATGCAGATAGTGAAGGTATTGAAGGTAAATATTATACGTGGACTGAAAGTGAACTTAAGGAAGCTTTAGGAGAAGATTTTAATCTAGCTACTAAGATATTTGATCTTAAAAACACAGTGGAGGTAGAGGGTAGAAAGGTCTTAATAAGAGGTTATGATATAAGGGATTTATCTAGACTGATGAAACTTAAGATAGAGGATGTTTTAGAAAAATTGAATAATATAAGGTTAAGATTATTAAAGTACAGAGAAGAGAATAGGAAAATGCCATATAAGGATGATAACACGTATACTTATCCTAATGCTAAGGCTGCGGAGGCCTTATTGTACTCTTCGCTAGTATTAGGTAAAGGTATTAATGAAGCCAAGATTATTATAGATAAATTTAATGATAAAATTTCTAGAAGACTTGACGGTGGAAAGGATGGTTTAATGGAGGATTACTTATCTGCCTTACTTGCTCTAGTTTCAGCTTATGAAATTTTAGGTGATGAGAAATATTACGATAATGTTATAGAACTAGGTAGGAAAATTTTGGAATTTAATCCCAATAATTACATGGATACACCTAACGAATCAATTAATTCTATGTATATTAAGGCATTACTTAAGTTGTCTTTATTATCTGATGAGTTCAGGATTAATGAGGATAAGATGAAGAATTTAGTCCCCACGCTTACTGAAGAGAACGCTCAATTTATAGCCGGAATAGTAAATTCGATATCTAGTTATATGAATGGTTTAGCTCATATTGTTATCGTAGATGAAAAAGATGGCAAAGCTGAAAGTCTTCATAAGGCAGCCTTATTAACTTATTATCCTTTCAAAGTAGTTGAAAAAGTAGATGACAGTAGAATAGATTACGTATCTTCAATTATAAGAGCTATGATAAAGAGCGGTGAAGGTAAGAGTAGGGTATATATATGTATAGGTAATACGTGCAATATGCCAGTAACCGATGTAGAAAAGGTTAAACAATTGCTTAAAACTAAGCTTTAG
- a CDS encoding glycosyltransferase, translated as MQYYAIIIYTLISLIDVLIILQIINENNMKKISGNFGGKVSIIVPIKGIDEKLEENIRSLLTQDYPYPYEVIYVVDKGDEVERILRKYNVKVVYSLYNCDQCSGKIRAQLSGLLNASNDIIVFADSDTWYPKYWLRNLVSPLDRYTATTTFSWPSPSRLTLKNLIRAGFWTLGFESQSLESSRFLWGGSMAFKREFFNDEVIDELSKEWCDDCTLTRIVKRRGGKIGFLMNAIPLNVYDENELIKWSSRQIVTILAYSPRGARAYLAAGTFFTFILIYSIIFHNIFTFTPYILWIIKNLLRGVSYFKQAIVASLMTVIAIPYALVLLLYNWNNRVVYWRGKRYVVKPLSEK; from the coding sequence ATGCAATATTACGCTATCATAATTTATACTCTTATATCACTTATTGATGTTCTCATCATTTTGCAGATTATTAATGAAAATAATATGAAAAAGATATCGGGCAATTTCGGGGGTAAGGTTTCCATAATAGTTCCCATAAAAGGAATTGATGAGAAATTAGAGGAAAACATTCGTTCTTTACTTACTCAAGATTATCCTTATCCTTATGAGGTTATATATGTTGTAGATAAAGGGGATGAGGTTGAGAGAATATTAAGGAAATACAACGTAAAAGTAGTCTATTCACTATACAATTGTGATCAGTGTAGCGGTAAAATCAGAGCACAGTTGAGCGGTTTATTAAATGCATCAAATGATATAATAGTTTTTGCGGATTCGGATACATGGTATCCTAAGTACTGGTTAAGAAACTTAGTTTCTCCTTTAGATAGATATACAGCAACTACTACATTTTCATGGCCTTCTCCATCAAGACTCACACTAAAAAATCTGATAAGAGCTGGATTTTGGACATTAGGTTTTGAGTCTCAATCATTAGAAAGTTCTAGATTCTTATGGGGTGGTTCAATGGCATTTAAGAGGGAATTTTTTAACGATGAAGTTATAGATGAGTTATCGAAAGAGTGGTGTGATGACTGTACTTTAACTAGAATAGTTAAAAGAAGGGGTGGAAAAATTGGTTTCCTCATGAACGCTATTCCTCTAAATGTATACGATGAAAATGAATTAATAAAGTGGTCTTCTAGACAGATAGTAACAATATTAGCTTATTCGCCTAGAGGTGCGAGAGCGTATTTAGCAGCTGGGACCTTTTTTACTTTTATTTTAATTTATTCCATAATATTCCATAATATTTTTACTTTTACACCATATATTTTATGGATAATTAAAAATTTATTAAGAGGTGTAAGTTATTTCAAACAAGCTATAGTAGCTTCTTTAATGACCGTTATAGCTATTCCTTATGCTTTAGTACTTTTATTATATAACTGGAATAATAGGGTAGTCTATTGGAGAGGTAAAAGATATGTAGTTAAACCTTTAAGTGAAAAATAG
- a CDS encoding radical SAM/SPASM domain-containing protein, whose translation MLWLLMTTGKCNLKCDYCGGSFPKDIVPYESKYDISKLKNLIERDNEATVIFYGGEPLLNPKFIIDVIDNIKAKRYGIQTNGTSIRLLPERYWRRINVVLLSIDGREEITDKHRGKGIYKTVIKSATYLKSLGIETIARMTVTQDSDIYVDVMHLINLGLFDKVHWQLDVIWSEEWNFKEWAYSSYLPGIKKLVEFFLSKLEEGIVIKIIPILGVISAHFFGGYRGSPCGAGYLSVTVTPDGRILSCPIAVREKWAELGNVNTGFKLLEDPLPEDCKKCEFKQYCGGRCLYAQKEKYWGEEGFKIVDEVNKEYLRIVLSIIPKVQELIKGGKIRLSQLYYNPILDSTEVIP comes from the coding sequence GTGTTATGGTTACTAATGACTACTGGTAAGTGCAATTTAAAATGTGATTACTGCGGAGGTTCATTTCCAAAGGATATAGTGCCATATGAATCTAAATACGATATAAGTAAACTTAAAAATCTTATAGAAAGGGATAATGAGGCTACTGTAATATTTTACGGAGGAGAACCTTTACTTAATCCTAAATTTATTATTGATGTTATAGATAATATAAAGGCTAAAAGATACGGAATACAAACCAATGGTACTTCTATTAGATTATTACCAGAGAGATATTGGAGAAGAATAAATGTTGTACTACTCTCTATAGATGGTCGTGAAGAAATTACAGATAAGCATAGGGGTAAAGGTATATATAAAACTGTAATAAAATCTGCTACCTATCTTAAGAGCTTAGGTATAGAGACTATAGCTAGAATGACTGTCACACAAGATTCTGATATTTACGTAGATGTAATGCACTTAATTAACTTAGGATTGTTTGATAAGGTTCACTGGCAACTTGACGTTATATGGAGTGAGGAATGGAATTTTAAAGAGTGGGCTTACTCTTCATATTTGCCAGGGATAAAGAAACTTGTAGAATTCTTTTTATCTAAACTGGAGGAGGGCATAGTAATAAAAATAATACCAATATTGGGAGTTATAAGTGCTCATTTCTTCGGTGGCTATAGGGGTTCTCCTTGTGGTGCTGGTTATCTATCTGTTACTGTTACTCCGGATGGGAGAATACTATCTTGTCCCATAGCTGTAAGAGAGAAATGGGCTGAGTTAGGTAATGTAAATACGGGTTTTAAATTACTAGAGGACCCTTTGCCCGAAGATTGTAAAAAATGTGAGTTTAAACAATATTGTGGTGGAAGATGTTTATATGCTCAGAAGGAAAAATACTGGGGAGAGGAAGGTTTCAAAATTGTTGATGAGGTTAATAAGGAATATTTGAGAATAGTATTATCTATAATACCTAAAGTTCAAGAATTGATTAAAGGAGGTAAAATAAGATTAAGCCAACTATATTATAATCCAATTTTAGATTCAACTGAAGTTATACCTTAA
- a CDS encoding ATP-binding protein, protein MEEGEIIGVVLQKSESNELQGLIKPDEEISVGQLLLIDDSKKLSLVRIENFEFLNEFFDEKGEIAKSMLKEPLIYEILDMNTIIKASLHIIRRYNHNTTPKPGSFIRKLPEINDEKDLLSFYGIKSKEALIEYGTLVGSDIPLLLDLNAITMHMGIFGETGSGKSYNMRYIIHKLSNIKIRDKIIALPMIVIDANGDYTDLASINIDLISKGRGWIKRYVLKDPKEQNDIRLSIDLSVFTPRELAEFIMSLKYGESSYNMLQLNFLEQVLATHENNEYNFLLGTNTGIDTLKNEILTMAQNKDSGISVSTARGIISSLEIFRNKVVNRLQLVSSSSSFSESTLEIIWRNKGLAIIDFSAEGSPGVDIITKQLIVSYIARLVFNYLTKSKYNGYQRFMALLIEEAQNYIPSNDYPINANLTKDILVTLATQGRKFGVSLILVSQRPAFVDKYVLSMINTFFFHRIYHEDVKYVMSASGGLPESLAKNLTSLDTGYVIVSGLMSVMKSPTLVKIPWDSKLGSYAGYVERIDMALSEG, encoded by the coding sequence ATGGAAGAAGGAGAGATAATAGGAGTTGTACTTCAAAAAAGCGAGTCAAATGAACTGCAAGGTTTAATTAAACCAGATGAGGAAATAAGTGTTGGACAATTATTATTAATTGATGATTCAAAAAAATTATCTCTAGTGAGAATTGAAAACTTTGAGTTTTTAAATGAATTCTTCGATGAAAAAGGTGAGATAGCAAAGTCTATGTTAAAGGAGCCATTAATTTACGAAATATTAGACATGAATACCATAATAAAAGCTAGTCTACATATTATTAGAAGATATAATCATAATACTACTCCAAAACCTGGATCGTTTATAAGGAAGTTACCAGAGATAAATGATGAAAAGGATCTATTATCTTTTTATGGGATTAAGAGTAAGGAAGCACTTATTGAGTATGGCACTTTAGTTGGTTCTGATATACCATTATTATTGGATCTAAATGCAATAACAATGCATATGGGGATATTCGGTGAGACTGGAAGCGGGAAGAGCTATAATATGAGGTATATAATCCATAAATTGTCTAACATAAAAATTCGTGATAAGATAATAGCACTACCTATGATCGTAATTGATGCTAATGGAGATTATACGGATCTAGCATCTATAAACATAGACTTAATCTCTAAGGGAAGAGGGTGGATAAAAAGATACGTACTAAAGGATCCAAAAGAACAAAATGACATTAGGCTAAGCATAGATTTGTCAGTATTTACACCTCGTGAATTAGCTGAATTTATAATGTCATTAAAATATGGTGAGTCCTCTTATAATATGCTTCAATTAAACTTCCTAGAGCAAGTACTAGCAACTCATGAAAATAATGAGTATAACTTTCTATTGGGTACTAACACTGGTATAGATACATTGAAAAATGAAATTTTAACAATGGCTCAAAATAAGGATTCTGGAATAAGCGTAAGCACTGCAAGAGGCATTATAAGTTCCTTAGAAATTTTTAGGAATAAGGTTGTAAATAGACTACAATTAGTCAGTTCCTCCTCTTCATTTAGCGAAAGTACATTAGAAATAATCTGGAGAAATAAGGGGCTAGCAATAATAGATTTTTCAGCAGAGGGGTCACCAGGGGTAGATATAATAACAAAGCAACTAATAGTAAGCTATATAGCTAGATTAGTCTTCAATTATCTCACTAAATCCAAATATAACGGATATCAAAGATTTATGGCATTATTAATAGAAGAGGCTCAGAATTACATTCCATCAAATGATTATCCAATAAACGCTAATTTAACTAAAGATATACTAGTAACACTAGCAACCCAAGGAAGGAAATTCGGAGTTTCTTTAATCTTAGTTAGTCAAAGACCTGCATTTGTAGATAAATACGTTTTATCTATGATTAATACATTCTTCTTCCACAGAATTTATCACGAGGACGTAAAATACGTGATGTCTGCTTCTGGCGGATTACCTGAGTCATTAGCTAAAAATTTAACTTCCTTAGATACTGGATATGTAATTGTAAGCGGATTAATGTCGGTCATGAAGAGTCCGACATTAGTGAAAATACCGTGGGATTCTAAGTTGGGATCATACGCAGGATATGTAGAGAGAATTGATATGGCGTTAAGTGAAGGGTGA
- a CDS encoding HPP family protein produces MLSGKKRLALLNTSITLFILFIFTSLTHKEFVLPPFIATAATKYPDPDWRFNRSLSIVSSYITAAIIAVIFSFFGLTNLLFAIIASLITLIIELIGNIEHSPSLLATFLGVISKVNVIYIIHPVLIGILLEEFINFVITKLIG; encoded by the coding sequence ATGCTTAGTGGGAAAAAGAGATTAGCTTTATTGAACACTTCTATTACATTATTTATTCTTTTCATTTTTACATCCTTAACGCATAAAGAATTTGTACTCCCCCCTTTTATTGCGACTGCAGCCACAAAATACCCAGATCCAGATTGGAGGTTTAATAGATCACTAAGCATTGTTTCTTCGTATATTACAGCAGCAATTATAGCAGTAATATTTTCATTCTTCGGATTAACGAATCTTTTATTTGCTATTATAGCTTCATTAATAACTTTAATAATAGAATTAATAGGAAATATTGAACATTCGCCATCATTATTAGCCACCTTTTTAGGAGTAATAAGCAAGGTTAATGTGATTTACATTATTCACCCTGTTCTAATAGGTATTTTACTTGAGGAATTTATCAATTTTGTAATAACGAAGTTAATTGGTTAA
- the cobT gene encoding nicotinate mononucleotide-dependent phosphoribosyltransferase CobT, producing the protein MIKEFGDINLNDFKNDFAYILVIGTTDISLIPGITIAGATPELTHFTPAADAEYIILGKCKSINTIPVSPSGIPTPALVTRAALSFINPLKLVVNAGSRVLPKIPFIDLQGEPGRDIRKYALSLEKVNSIIENGMKLGEELSNAFKVLVIGESIPAGTTTAMATLAALGYDAIDKVSSASPDNPKELKRRVVLEALKSLPTDLNQKLAKVSDPVLLGVASISLGFKGKVLLAGGTQMVAAAAIIKELNKNKIHDIVIGTTKWIIEDKSADMLGLSKQVGVRVLVSMLNFSISKFDGIKAYEMGYVKEGVGAGGSAIMAFIRGITNEQLVEKIDELYQKLLSSNA; encoded by the coding sequence ATGATTAAGGAATTCGGAGATATAAATTTAAATGATTTCAAAAACGATTTTGCATATATTCTCGTCATTGGCACTACAGATATAAGCCTAATACCTGGAATAACTATAGCTGGAGCTACACCAGAGTTAACACATTTCACACCTGCTGCTGACGCTGAATACATTATACTAGGAAAATGTAAAAGTATTAATACTATTCCAGTAAGTCCTTCTGGAATACCAACGCCGGCCCTTGTGACTAGAGCTGCACTCTCATTTATTAATCCCTTAAAACTAGTAGTTAATGCTGGAAGTAGAGTATTACCTAAAATTCCATTCATTGACCTTCAAGGAGAACCTGGAAGAGATATAAGAAAATACGCATTATCATTAGAAAAAGTAAATAGTATAATTGAGAATGGAATGAAATTGGGAGAAGAGTTATCCAACGCTTTTAAAGTCCTCGTTATTGGTGAGTCTATACCAGCAGGTACAACTACTGCAATGGCAACATTAGCTGCCTTAGGATACGATGCAATAGATAAGGTCAGTTCTGCGTCCCCAGACAATCCAAAAGAGTTAAAAAGAAGAGTTGTTCTTGAAGCGCTAAAAAGCCTACCAACTGACTTAAATCAGAAATTAGCTAAGGTTTCAGATCCTGTGCTATTAGGTGTAGCATCTATATCTCTGGGATTTAAGGGTAAAGTTTTACTGGCTGGAGGAACACAAATGGTAGCAGCAGCAGCTATAATTAAAGAGTTAAATAAGAATAAGATTCATGATATAGTAATAGGTACTACTAAGTGGATAATTGAAGATAAATCTGCTGACATGTTAGGTTTGTCTAAGCAAGTAGGAGTTAGGGTATTAGTAAGTATGCTGAATTTCTCAATATCCAAGTTTGATGGAATAAAAGCTTATGAAATGGGTTATGTAAAAGAGGGTGTAGGTGCCGGTGGTTCTGCAATAATGGCTTTTATTAGAGGAATAACTAACGAACAGCTAGTAGAAAAAATAGATGAATTATATCAAAAATTACTGTCTTCTAATGCTTAA